From the Maioricimonas rarisocia genome, one window contains:
- a CDS encoding CBS domain-containing protein, translated as MQRVKDVITRGIEHVAGTATVQEAAELMAEKDIGLLAVSNGESANGVITDRDIVVRCLASEKDPRTTAVQQCMTTGIAAVSEDADVAEAGQIMKERQIRRLMVTDGNGVLTGVASLGDLATGCQDDHLRAEVLEQVSRE; from the coding sequence ATGCAGCGTGTCAAAGATGTGATTACCCGTGGGATTGAGCATGTTGCGGGGACGGCAACCGTTCAGGAGGCGGCAGAACTGATGGCCGAGAAGGACATCGGGTTATTGGCCGTCTCCAATGGTGAGTCCGCCAACGGCGTGATCACCGACCGGGATATCGTCGTGCGGTGCCTGGCGAGTGAGAAAGATCCCCGCACGACGGCGGTGCAGCAATGCATGACGACCGGAATTGCGGCGGTCTCCGAAGATGCCGACGTCGCGGAAGCGGGACAGATCATGAAGGAACGCCAGATCCGGCGTCTGATGGTGACCGACGGGAACGGTGTCCTGACCGGGGTCGCCTCACTCGGCGATCTCGCGACCGGCTGCCAGGACGACCATCTGCGTGCCGAGGTACTTGAACAGGTTTCAAGAGAGTAG